The following coding sequences are from one Myxococcus stipitatus window:
- a CDS encoding MATE family efflux transporter encodes MNEGTAPKASEVEPTPTRGPFSVHPGAASLREPLLRGPIIGTLLRLAIPTTAVLVAQSAVGVAESWYVSFLGTDALAAASLVFPVFMLMTMLSNGGIGSGVASAVARALGANRREDAEALVWHAVVLGAALGLGSSVLAWMWGPALYRALGGEAGALAAAVEYSNYLFAGAVPFWVVNLLAAALRGAGDVKLPAVVTLAGAGVMVVVSPALIFGLGPIPRLGIAGAGLALGLFYVGAALWLVRHLATGRASLRLTPGRLRTRWLRDILRVGLPTALGAVQPNLMVIIVTGAVGLFGVEVLAGYGIASRLDYLLVPLLFGMGTAVLTMVGVNVGAGNHERARRVAWVGAWMGFALTEAIGLGAALFPMAWMRFFSQDPAVVEPGILYLRIVAPLYGLLGLGFVLGFAAQGSARVLWPFLAGTARLVIAAGFGWLAVARFGAGLDTLFVFVSVALVAYGLVTAVAMGTGAILRAGPEAERR; translated from the coding sequence GTGAACGAGGGAACCGCGCCCAAGGCGAGCGAGGTCGAGCCGACTCCCACGCGGGGGCCCTTCTCCGTGCATCCGGGCGCGGCCTCGCTTCGAGAGCCGTTGTTGAGGGGGCCCATCATCGGGACGCTGTTGAGGCTCGCCATCCCGACGACGGCGGTTCTGGTGGCGCAATCCGCGGTGGGCGTGGCGGAGAGCTGGTACGTGAGCTTCCTGGGCACGGACGCGCTCGCGGCCGCGTCCCTCGTGTTCCCCGTCTTCATGTTGATGACGATGCTGTCCAATGGCGGCATTGGCAGTGGCGTGGCCTCCGCGGTGGCGCGGGCGTTGGGAGCGAATCGACGCGAGGATGCCGAGGCGCTGGTCTGGCACGCGGTGGTGCTCGGCGCGGCCCTGGGCCTGGGCTCGAGCGTGCTCGCCTGGATGTGGGGGCCCGCGCTCTACCGCGCGCTGGGCGGCGAGGCCGGGGCCCTGGCGGCGGCCGTCGAGTACTCGAACTATCTCTTCGCGGGCGCCGTCCCCTTCTGGGTCGTCAATCTGCTCGCCGCCGCGCTGCGGGGCGCGGGCGACGTGAAGCTGCCCGCGGTGGTGACGTTGGCGGGCGCGGGTGTCATGGTCGTCGTCTCCCCTGCCCTCATCTTCGGCCTCGGGCCCATTCCCCGGTTGGGCATCGCCGGGGCGGGCCTCGCGCTGGGGTTGTTCTACGTGGGCGCGGCGCTGTGGCTGGTTCGACACCTGGCCACGGGCCGGGCCTCGCTGCGACTGACGCCGGGGCGCCTGCGGACGCGCTGGCTGCGCGACATCCTGCGAGTGGGACTTCCCACGGCGCTGGGCGCGGTCCAGCCCAACCTGATGGTCATCATCGTCACGGGGGCGGTGGGGTTGTTCGGCGTGGAGGTGCTCGCGGGCTATGGCATCGCCTCGCGGCTCGACTACCTGCTGGTGCCGCTGCTGTTCGGCATGGGCACGGCGGTGCTGACCATGGTGGGTGTGAATGTCGGCGCGGGGAACCACGAGCGGGCGCGTCGCGTCGCGTGGGTGGGCGCCTGGATGGGCTTCGCATTGACGGAAGCCATTGGCCTGGGAGCCGCGCTCTTCCCCATGGCGTGGATGCGTTTCTTCAGCCAGGACCCGGCGGTGGTGGAACCGGGTATCCTCTACCTGCGCATCGTCGCGCCCTTGTATGGATTGCTGGGATTGGGGTTCGTCCTTGGCTTCGCCGCGCAGGGCTCGGCCCGGGTGCTCTGGCCATTCCTCGCGGGGACGGCGCGACTGGTCATCGCCGCGGGCTTCGGCTGGCTCGCCGTCGCGAGGTTCGGCGCGGGACTGGACACGCTGTTCGTGTTCGTCTCCGTGGCCCTCGTGGCATATGGGCTGGTGACAGCGGTCGCGATGGGGACCGGCGCCATCCTCCGCGCCGGGCCCGAAGCGGAGCGACGCTGA